In one Rhopalosiphum padi isolate XX-2018 chromosome 3, ASM2088224v1, whole genome shotgun sequence genomic region, the following are encoded:
- the LOC132924191 gene encoding one cut domain family member 2-like isoform X3, translated as MENVHNMAPESPLNEVVVETIDSPQDVRAHVDAGRQSACPVAEPPPTRELCITRVPRSQPASRIVCHARCSRPVQQDDDSDDDLMDDDDLDEENDDDHNDHNNHHHQQQQQHHHHQQNNRGHQHQQHHQNQHHQVHHHQQHHQNQHHPHQQQQQQQQQHHHQNNDRSPVESNGGGSRRGVGGTVVVRGGCGGGGGGAGSGGVGSGGGGGVIVEDVKPPESTITVIVHHPDDDRANRSARLNPRHSVSVAGMIESQDYHRSGTGNNSVLQLHHQQQQQQQQQQQQQQQQQQQQQQQQQQPEPTYQTLTSVNGRMSPPGYSPNSSYATLTPLQPLPPISTMSDKFVYGHSNNVSGSFTVMQNNIGGLGMVVNSPYTYDKMGMHSPNHYSPTHMHHMPPQQGSPISPQSASYSQNGGGGGGGLNSPQKSMSSPNSCYDSPYTQIGPGGRSGTGNAMHSPDLSQNSGSLHSPPMSSYGGTTTLSNVNGLTTITPHPGRGGGGVVVSPRHSPSLVIHPIIQPQEVVVTTSSPSPPDHSQRMQMMHQQQQQQQQQQQLQQQQTTLIKTQSITTTTTVLVQNASSASGSNGSGSDMEEINTKELAQRISAELKRYSIPQAIFAQRVLCRSQGTLSDLLRNPKPWSKLKSGRETFRRMWKWLQEPEFQRMSALRLAGTHDDSSSNLGQDLEGMLLAENGLQNVTTPNVGNYINNMAPCKRKEESQPIVPDHSTAPKKPRLVFTDLQRRTLQAIFKETKRPSKEMQVTIARQLGLEPTTVGNFFMNARRRSMDKWKDEDPKAMAASNHHQDDIVVSMQTGTHMGNHQSEVL; from the exons ATGGAAAACGTTCACAACATGGCGCCAGAGTCGCCGCTCAACGAAGTGGTGGTCGAGACAATCGATTCGCCGCAAGACGTGCGGGCGCACGTCGACGCCGGTCGGCAGTCCGCGTGCCCCGTCGCCGAGCCGCCACCGACACGCGAACTGTGCATCACGCGAGTGCCGCGATCGCAGCCCGCCAGCAGGATCGTCTGCCATGCACGTTGTTCGCGGCCCGTCCAGCAAGACGACGACTCGGACGATGACCTGATGGACGACGACGACTTGGACGAAGAAAACGACGACGACCACAACGACCACAATAACCACCACcaccagcagcagcagcagcaccaTCACCACCAACAGAACAACCGGGGCCACCAACACCAGCAACACCACCAGAACCAGCACCACCAAGTCCACCATCACCAACAACACCACCAGAACCAACACCATCCGcaccaacagcagcagcagcagcagcagcaacaccaTCACCAAAACAACGACCGGTCGCCGGTCGAGAGTAACGGTGGTGGCAGTCGCCGCGGCGTAGGCGGTACGGTCGTGGTCAGAGGTGGctgcggtggcggtggcggtggcgccGGTAGCGGCGGTGTCGGCAGTGGCGGAGGCGGCGGTGTCATCGTCGAAGACGTCAAACCGCCCGAGAGCACCATCACCGTGATCGTTCACCACCCGGACGACGACCGGGCAAACCGATCCGCCAGACTCAACCCCAGACATTCCGTCAGCGTGGCCGGCATGATCGAGTCGCAAGACTACCACCGCTCCGGGACCGGCAACAACAGCGTGCTCCAGCTGCACCaccagcagcaacagcaacaacagcagcagcagcagcagcagcagcagcaacagcaacagcagcaacagcaacagcaacagcccGAGCCCACTTACCAGACGCTCACGTCGGTCAACGGCAGGATGTCGCCGCCCGGCTACAGCCCCAACTCATCGTACGCCACGCTCACGCCGCTCCAACCGCTGCCGCCCATATCGACCATGTCCGACAAGTTCGTGTACGGTCACTCCAACAACGTGTCCGGTTCGTTCACGGTCATGCAGAACAACATCGGCGGCCTGGGCATGGTGGTCAACAGCCCGTACACGTACGACAAGATGGGCATGCACTCGCCCAACCACTATTCGCCCACGCACATGCACCACATGCCGCCGCAACAGGGCTCGCCGATATCGCCGCAGAGCGCGTCGTACAGTcaaaacggcggcggcggtggcggcggcctCAACTCGCCGCAGAAGAGCATGTCGTCGCCGAACAGCTGCTACGACTCGCCGTACACGCAGATCGGCCCCGGCGGCCGGTCGGGCACGGGTAACGCGATGCACAGTCCCGACCTCAGCCAAAACTCGGGGTCGCTGCACTCGCCGCCGATGTCCAGTTACGGCGGCACCACCACGCTGTCCAACGTGAACGGGCTGACCACCATCACGCCGCATCCCGGCCGAGGCGGCGGTGGCGTCGTGGTGTCTCCCAGGCACTCGCCGTCGCTGGTCATTCACCCGATCATACAGCCCCAGGAGGTGGTGGTCACCACGTCCTCGCCCTCGCCGCCCGACCACTCGCAGAGGATGCAGATGATGCAccaacagcagcaacagcagcagcagcagcagcaactgCAACAGCAGCAGACCACGCTGATCAAGACGCAATCgatcaccaccaccaccacggTTCTGGTGCAGAACGCGTCGTCGGCGTCCGGGTCGAACGGCAGCGGTTCCGACATGGAGGAGATCAACACCAAAGAGCTGGCGCAGCGGATCAGCGCCGAGCTGAAACGGTACAGCATACCGCAGGCGATATTCGCGCAACGGGTGCTGTGCCGGTCGCAGGGCACGCTGTCCGACCTGCTCCGCAACCCCAAGCCCTGGTCCAAGCTGAAATCCGGCCGGGAGACGTTCCGCCGCATGTGGAAGTGGCTCCAGGAACCCGAATTCCAGAGGATGTCGGCGCTCCGCTTGGCAGGTACGCACG aTGATTCTTCTTCTAACCTTGGTCAAGACTTAGAAG gtaTGTTATTGGCAGAAAACGGACTGCAAAATGTTACAACACCAAATGTCGGAAATTACATCAACAACATGG ctccTTGCAAACGAAAAGAAGAATCCCAACCTATTGTTCCTGATCATTCAACTGCACCCAAAAAACCACGTTTGGTCTTTACTGATCTTCAACGACGAACACTACAAGCTATTTTTAAG GAAACGAAAAGGCCGTCAAAAGAAATGCAAGTGACCATTGCTAGGCAATTAGGTCTGGAACCGACTACAGTCGGCAATTTCTTCATGAATGCCAGGAGACGATCGATGGATAAGTGGAAGGATGAAGATCCAAAAGCAATGGCGGCATCGAACCACCATCAAGACGACATTGTAGTTAGCATGCAAACAGGGACACATATGGGTAACCACCAGTCTGAAGTGTTGTGA
- the LOC132924191 gene encoding one cut domain family member 2-like isoform X1, producing MENVHNMAPESPLNEVVVETIDSPQDVRAHVDAGRQSACPVAEPPPTRELCITRVPRSQPASRIVCHARCSRPVQQDDDSDDDLMDDDDLDEENDDDHNDHNNHHHQQQQQHHHHQQNNRGHQHQQHHQNQHHQVHHHQQHHQNQHHPHQQQQQQQQQHHHQNNDRSPVESNGGGSRRGVGGTVVVRGGCGGGGGGAGSGGVGSGGGGGVIVEDVKPPESTITVIVHHPDDDRANRSARLNPRHSVSVAGMIESQDYHRSGTGNNSVLQLHHQQQQQQQQQQQQQQQQQQQQQQQQQQPEPTYQTLTSVNGRMSPPGYSPNSSYATLTPLQPLPPISTMSDKFVYGHSNNVSGSFTVMQNNIGGLGMVVNSPYTYDKMGMHSPNHYSPTHMHHMPPQQGSPISPQSASYSQNGGGGGGGLNSPQKSMSSPNSCYDSPYTQIGPGGRSGTGNAMHSPDLSQNSGSLHSPPMSSYGGTTTLSNVNGLTTITPHPGRGGGGVVVSPRHSPSLVIHPIIQPQEVVVTTSSPSPPDHSQRMQMMHQQQQQQQQQQQLQQQQTTLIKTQSITTTTTVLVQNASSASGSNGSGSDMEEINTKELAQRISAELKRYSIPQAIFAQRVLCRSQGTLSDLLRNPKPWSKLKSGRETFRRMWKWLQEPEFQRMSALRLAGTHDDSSSNLGQDLEGMLLAENGLQNVTTPNVGNYINNMVAQIPQQNPPCKRKEESQPIVPDHSTAPKKPRLVFTDLQRRTLQAIFKETKRPSKEMQVTIARQLGLEPTTVGNFFMNARRRSMDKWKDEDPKAMAASNHHQDDIVVSMQTGTHMGNHQSEVL from the exons ATGGAAAACGTTCACAACATGGCGCCAGAGTCGCCGCTCAACGAAGTGGTGGTCGAGACAATCGATTCGCCGCAAGACGTGCGGGCGCACGTCGACGCCGGTCGGCAGTCCGCGTGCCCCGTCGCCGAGCCGCCACCGACACGCGAACTGTGCATCACGCGAGTGCCGCGATCGCAGCCCGCCAGCAGGATCGTCTGCCATGCACGTTGTTCGCGGCCCGTCCAGCAAGACGACGACTCGGACGATGACCTGATGGACGACGACGACTTGGACGAAGAAAACGACGACGACCACAACGACCACAATAACCACCACcaccagcagcagcagcagcaccaTCACCACCAACAGAACAACCGGGGCCACCAACACCAGCAACACCACCAGAACCAGCACCACCAAGTCCACCATCACCAACAACACCACCAGAACCAACACCATCCGcaccaacagcagcagcagcagcagcagcaacaccaTCACCAAAACAACGACCGGTCGCCGGTCGAGAGTAACGGTGGTGGCAGTCGCCGCGGCGTAGGCGGTACGGTCGTGGTCAGAGGTGGctgcggtggcggtggcggtggcgccGGTAGCGGCGGTGTCGGCAGTGGCGGAGGCGGCGGTGTCATCGTCGAAGACGTCAAACCGCCCGAGAGCACCATCACCGTGATCGTTCACCACCCGGACGACGACCGGGCAAACCGATCCGCCAGACTCAACCCCAGACATTCCGTCAGCGTGGCCGGCATGATCGAGTCGCAAGACTACCACCGCTCCGGGACCGGCAACAACAGCGTGCTCCAGCTGCACCaccagcagcaacagcaacaacagcagcagcagcagcagcagcagcagcaacagcaacagcagcaacagcaacagcaacagcccGAGCCCACTTACCAGACGCTCACGTCGGTCAACGGCAGGATGTCGCCGCCCGGCTACAGCCCCAACTCATCGTACGCCACGCTCACGCCGCTCCAACCGCTGCCGCCCATATCGACCATGTCCGACAAGTTCGTGTACGGTCACTCCAACAACGTGTCCGGTTCGTTCACGGTCATGCAGAACAACATCGGCGGCCTGGGCATGGTGGTCAACAGCCCGTACACGTACGACAAGATGGGCATGCACTCGCCCAACCACTATTCGCCCACGCACATGCACCACATGCCGCCGCAACAGGGCTCGCCGATATCGCCGCAGAGCGCGTCGTACAGTcaaaacggcggcggcggtggcggcggcctCAACTCGCCGCAGAAGAGCATGTCGTCGCCGAACAGCTGCTACGACTCGCCGTACACGCAGATCGGCCCCGGCGGCCGGTCGGGCACGGGTAACGCGATGCACAGTCCCGACCTCAGCCAAAACTCGGGGTCGCTGCACTCGCCGCCGATGTCCAGTTACGGCGGCACCACCACGCTGTCCAACGTGAACGGGCTGACCACCATCACGCCGCATCCCGGCCGAGGCGGCGGTGGCGTCGTGGTGTCTCCCAGGCACTCGCCGTCGCTGGTCATTCACCCGATCATACAGCCCCAGGAGGTGGTGGTCACCACGTCCTCGCCCTCGCCGCCCGACCACTCGCAGAGGATGCAGATGATGCAccaacagcagcaacagcagcagcagcagcagcaactgCAACAGCAGCAGACCACGCTGATCAAGACGCAATCgatcaccaccaccaccacggTTCTGGTGCAGAACGCGTCGTCGGCGTCCGGGTCGAACGGCAGCGGTTCCGACATGGAGGAGATCAACACCAAAGAGCTGGCGCAGCGGATCAGCGCCGAGCTGAAACGGTACAGCATACCGCAGGCGATATTCGCGCAACGGGTGCTGTGCCGGTCGCAGGGCACGCTGTCCGACCTGCTCCGCAACCCCAAGCCCTGGTCCAAGCTGAAATCCGGCCGGGAGACGTTCCGCCGCATGTGGAAGTGGCTCCAGGAACCCGAATTCCAGAGGATGTCGGCGCTCCGCTTGGCAGGTACGCACG aTGATTCTTCTTCTAACCTTGGTCAAGACTTAGAAG gtaTGTTATTGGCAGAAAACGGACTGCAAAATGTTACAACACCAAATGTCGGAAATTACATCAACAACATGG taGCTCAAATTCCACAGCAAAACC ctccTTGCAAACGAAAAGAAGAATCCCAACCTATTGTTCCTGATCATTCAACTGCACCCAAAAAACCACGTTTGGTCTTTACTGATCTTCAACGACGAACACTACAAGCTATTTTTAAG GAAACGAAAAGGCCGTCAAAAGAAATGCAAGTGACCATTGCTAGGCAATTAGGTCTGGAACCGACTACAGTCGGCAATTTCTTCATGAATGCCAGGAGACGATCGATGGATAAGTGGAAGGATGAAGATCCAAAAGCAATGGCGGCATCGAACCACCATCAAGACGACATTGTAGTTAGCATGCAAACAGGGACACATATGGGTAACCACCAGTCTGAAGTGTTGTGA
- the LOC132924191 gene encoding one cut domain family member 2-like isoform X5, which produces MENVHNMAPESPLNEVVVETIDSPQDVRAHVDAGRQSACPVAEPPPTRELCITRVPRSQPASRIVCHARCSRPVQQDDDSDDDLMDDDDLDEENDDDHNDHNNHHHQQQQQHHHHQQNNRGHQHQQHHQNQHHQVHHHQQHHQNQHHPHQQQQQQQQQHHHQNNDRSPVESNGGGSRRGVGGTVVVRGGCGGGGGGAGSGGVGSGGGGGVIVEDVKPPESTITVIVHHPDDDRANRSARLNPRHSVSVAGMIESQDYHRSGTGNNSVLQLHHQQQQQQQQQQQQQQQQQQQQQQQQQQPEPTYQTLTSVNGRMSPPGYSPNSSYATLTPLQPLPPISTMSDKFVYGHSNNVSGSFTVMQNNIGGLGMVVNSPYTYDKMGMHSPNHYSPTHMHHMPPQQGSPISPQSASYSQNGGGGGGGLNSPQKSMSSPNSCYDSPYTQIGPGGRSGTGNAMHSPDLSQNSGSLHSPPMSSYGGTTTLSNVNGLTTITPHPGRGGGGVVVSPRHSPSLVIHPIIQPQEVVVTTSSPSPPDHSQRMQMMHQQQQQQQQQQQLQQQQTTLIKTQSITTTTTVLVQNASSASGSNGSGSDMEEINTKELAQRISAELKRYSIPQAIFAQRVLCRSQGTLSDLLRNPKPWSKLKSGRETFRRMWKWLQEPEFQRMSALRLAGMLLAENGLQNVTTPNVGNYINNMVAQIPQQNPPCKRKEESQPIVPDHSTAPKKPRLVFTDLQRRTLQAIFKETKRPSKEMQVTIARQLGLEPTTVGNFFMNARRRSMDKWKDEDPKAMAASNHHQDDIVVSMQTGTHMGNHQSEVL; this is translated from the exons ATGGAAAACGTTCACAACATGGCGCCAGAGTCGCCGCTCAACGAAGTGGTGGTCGAGACAATCGATTCGCCGCAAGACGTGCGGGCGCACGTCGACGCCGGTCGGCAGTCCGCGTGCCCCGTCGCCGAGCCGCCACCGACACGCGAACTGTGCATCACGCGAGTGCCGCGATCGCAGCCCGCCAGCAGGATCGTCTGCCATGCACGTTGTTCGCGGCCCGTCCAGCAAGACGACGACTCGGACGATGACCTGATGGACGACGACGACTTGGACGAAGAAAACGACGACGACCACAACGACCACAATAACCACCACcaccagcagcagcagcagcaccaTCACCACCAACAGAACAACCGGGGCCACCAACACCAGCAACACCACCAGAACCAGCACCACCAAGTCCACCATCACCAACAACACCACCAGAACCAACACCATCCGcaccaacagcagcagcagcagcagcagcaacaccaTCACCAAAACAACGACCGGTCGCCGGTCGAGAGTAACGGTGGTGGCAGTCGCCGCGGCGTAGGCGGTACGGTCGTGGTCAGAGGTGGctgcggtggcggtggcggtggcgccGGTAGCGGCGGTGTCGGCAGTGGCGGAGGCGGCGGTGTCATCGTCGAAGACGTCAAACCGCCCGAGAGCACCATCACCGTGATCGTTCACCACCCGGACGACGACCGGGCAAACCGATCCGCCAGACTCAACCCCAGACATTCCGTCAGCGTGGCCGGCATGATCGAGTCGCAAGACTACCACCGCTCCGGGACCGGCAACAACAGCGTGCTCCAGCTGCACCaccagcagcaacagcaacaacagcagcagcagcagcagcagcagcagcaacagcaacagcagcaacagcaacagcaacagcccGAGCCCACTTACCAGACGCTCACGTCGGTCAACGGCAGGATGTCGCCGCCCGGCTACAGCCCCAACTCATCGTACGCCACGCTCACGCCGCTCCAACCGCTGCCGCCCATATCGACCATGTCCGACAAGTTCGTGTACGGTCACTCCAACAACGTGTCCGGTTCGTTCACGGTCATGCAGAACAACATCGGCGGCCTGGGCATGGTGGTCAACAGCCCGTACACGTACGACAAGATGGGCATGCACTCGCCCAACCACTATTCGCCCACGCACATGCACCACATGCCGCCGCAACAGGGCTCGCCGATATCGCCGCAGAGCGCGTCGTACAGTcaaaacggcggcggcggtggcggcggcctCAACTCGCCGCAGAAGAGCATGTCGTCGCCGAACAGCTGCTACGACTCGCCGTACACGCAGATCGGCCCCGGCGGCCGGTCGGGCACGGGTAACGCGATGCACAGTCCCGACCTCAGCCAAAACTCGGGGTCGCTGCACTCGCCGCCGATGTCCAGTTACGGCGGCACCACCACGCTGTCCAACGTGAACGGGCTGACCACCATCACGCCGCATCCCGGCCGAGGCGGCGGTGGCGTCGTGGTGTCTCCCAGGCACTCGCCGTCGCTGGTCATTCACCCGATCATACAGCCCCAGGAGGTGGTGGTCACCACGTCCTCGCCCTCGCCGCCCGACCACTCGCAGAGGATGCAGATGATGCAccaacagcagcaacagcagcagcagcagcagcaactgCAACAGCAGCAGACCACGCTGATCAAGACGCAATCgatcaccaccaccaccacggTTCTGGTGCAGAACGCGTCGTCGGCGTCCGGGTCGAACGGCAGCGGTTCCGACATGGAGGAGATCAACACCAAAGAGCTGGCGCAGCGGATCAGCGCCGAGCTGAAACGGTACAGCATACCGCAGGCGATATTCGCGCAACGGGTGCTGTGCCGGTCGCAGGGCACGCTGTCCGACCTGCTCCGCAACCCCAAGCCCTGGTCCAAGCTGAAATCCGGCCGGGAGACGTTCCGCCGCATGTGGAAGTGGCTCCAGGAACCCGAATTCCAGAGGATGTCGGCGCTCCGCTTGGCAG gtaTGTTATTGGCAGAAAACGGACTGCAAAATGTTACAACACCAAATGTCGGAAATTACATCAACAACATGG taGCTCAAATTCCACAGCAAAACC ctccTTGCAAACGAAAAGAAGAATCCCAACCTATTGTTCCTGATCATTCAACTGCACCCAAAAAACCACGTTTGGTCTTTACTGATCTTCAACGACGAACACTACAAGCTATTTTTAAG GAAACGAAAAGGCCGTCAAAAGAAATGCAAGTGACCATTGCTAGGCAATTAGGTCTGGAACCGACTACAGTCGGCAATTTCTTCATGAATGCCAGGAGACGATCGATGGATAAGTGGAAGGATGAAGATCCAAAAGCAATGGCGGCATCGAACCACCATCAAGACGACATTGTAGTTAGCATGCAAACAGGGACACATATGGGTAACCACCAGTCTGAAGTGTTGTGA
- the LOC132924191 gene encoding one cut domain family member 2-like isoform X6 has translation MENVHNMAPESPLNEVVVETIDSPQDVRAHVDAGRQSACPVAEPPPTRELCITRVPRSQPASRIVCHARCSRPVQQDDDSDDDLMDDDDLDEENDDDHNDHNNHHHQQQQQHHHHQQNNRGHQHQQHHQNQHHQVHHHQQHHQNQHHPHQQQQQQQQQHHHQNNDRSPVESNGGGSRRGVGGTVVVRGGCGGGGGGAGSGGVGSGGGGGVIVEDVKPPESTITVIVHHPDDDRANRSARLNPRHSVSVAGMIESQDYHRSGTGNNSVLQLHHQQQQQQQQQQQQQQQQQQQQQQQQQQPEPTYQTLTSVNGRMSPPGYSPNSSYATLTPLQPLPPISTMSDKFVYGHSNNVSGSFTVMQNNIGGLGMVVNSPYTYDKMGMHSPNHYSPTHMHHMPPQQGSPISPQSASYSQNGGGGGGGLNSPQKSMSSPNSCYDSPYTQIGPGGRSGTGNAMHSPDLSQNSGSLHSPPMSSYGGTTTLSNVNGLTTITPHPGRGGGGVVVSPRHSPSLVIHPIIQPQEVVVTTSSPSPPDHSQRMQMMHQQQQQQQQQQQLQQQQTTLIKTQSITTTTTVLVQNASSASGSNGSGSDMEEINTKELAQRISAELKRYSIPQAIFAQRVLCRSQGTLSDLLRNPKPWSKLKSGRETFRRMWKWLQEPEFQRMSALRLAGMLLAENGLQNVTTPNVGNYINNMAPCKRKEESQPIVPDHSTAPKKPRLVFTDLQRRTLQAIFKETKRPSKEMQVTIARQLGLEPTTVGNFFMNARRRSMDKWKDEDPKAMAASNHHQDDIVVSMQTGTHMGNHQSEVL, from the exons ATGGAAAACGTTCACAACATGGCGCCAGAGTCGCCGCTCAACGAAGTGGTGGTCGAGACAATCGATTCGCCGCAAGACGTGCGGGCGCACGTCGACGCCGGTCGGCAGTCCGCGTGCCCCGTCGCCGAGCCGCCACCGACACGCGAACTGTGCATCACGCGAGTGCCGCGATCGCAGCCCGCCAGCAGGATCGTCTGCCATGCACGTTGTTCGCGGCCCGTCCAGCAAGACGACGACTCGGACGATGACCTGATGGACGACGACGACTTGGACGAAGAAAACGACGACGACCACAACGACCACAATAACCACCACcaccagcagcagcagcagcaccaTCACCACCAACAGAACAACCGGGGCCACCAACACCAGCAACACCACCAGAACCAGCACCACCAAGTCCACCATCACCAACAACACCACCAGAACCAACACCATCCGcaccaacagcagcagcagcagcagcagcaacaccaTCACCAAAACAACGACCGGTCGCCGGTCGAGAGTAACGGTGGTGGCAGTCGCCGCGGCGTAGGCGGTACGGTCGTGGTCAGAGGTGGctgcggtggcggtggcggtggcgccGGTAGCGGCGGTGTCGGCAGTGGCGGAGGCGGCGGTGTCATCGTCGAAGACGTCAAACCGCCCGAGAGCACCATCACCGTGATCGTTCACCACCCGGACGACGACCGGGCAAACCGATCCGCCAGACTCAACCCCAGACATTCCGTCAGCGTGGCCGGCATGATCGAGTCGCAAGACTACCACCGCTCCGGGACCGGCAACAACAGCGTGCTCCAGCTGCACCaccagcagcaacagcaacaacagcagcagcagcagcagcagcagcagcaacagcaacagcagcaacagcaacagcaacagcccGAGCCCACTTACCAGACGCTCACGTCGGTCAACGGCAGGATGTCGCCGCCCGGCTACAGCCCCAACTCATCGTACGCCACGCTCACGCCGCTCCAACCGCTGCCGCCCATATCGACCATGTCCGACAAGTTCGTGTACGGTCACTCCAACAACGTGTCCGGTTCGTTCACGGTCATGCAGAACAACATCGGCGGCCTGGGCATGGTGGTCAACAGCCCGTACACGTACGACAAGATGGGCATGCACTCGCCCAACCACTATTCGCCCACGCACATGCACCACATGCCGCCGCAACAGGGCTCGCCGATATCGCCGCAGAGCGCGTCGTACAGTcaaaacggcggcggcggtggcggcggcctCAACTCGCCGCAGAAGAGCATGTCGTCGCCGAACAGCTGCTACGACTCGCCGTACACGCAGATCGGCCCCGGCGGCCGGTCGGGCACGGGTAACGCGATGCACAGTCCCGACCTCAGCCAAAACTCGGGGTCGCTGCACTCGCCGCCGATGTCCAGTTACGGCGGCACCACCACGCTGTCCAACGTGAACGGGCTGACCACCATCACGCCGCATCCCGGCCGAGGCGGCGGTGGCGTCGTGGTGTCTCCCAGGCACTCGCCGTCGCTGGTCATTCACCCGATCATACAGCCCCAGGAGGTGGTGGTCACCACGTCCTCGCCCTCGCCGCCCGACCACTCGCAGAGGATGCAGATGATGCAccaacagcagcaacagcagcagcagcagcagcaactgCAACAGCAGCAGACCACGCTGATCAAGACGCAATCgatcaccaccaccaccacggTTCTGGTGCAGAACGCGTCGTCGGCGTCCGGGTCGAACGGCAGCGGTTCCGACATGGAGGAGATCAACACCAAAGAGCTGGCGCAGCGGATCAGCGCCGAGCTGAAACGGTACAGCATACCGCAGGCGATATTCGCGCAACGGGTGCTGTGCCGGTCGCAGGGCACGCTGTCCGACCTGCTCCGCAACCCCAAGCCCTGGTCCAAGCTGAAATCCGGCCGGGAGACGTTCCGCCGCATGTGGAAGTGGCTCCAGGAACCCGAATTCCAGAGGATGTCGGCGCTCCGCTTGGCAG gtaTGTTATTGGCAGAAAACGGACTGCAAAATGTTACAACACCAAATGTCGGAAATTACATCAACAACATGG ctccTTGCAAACGAAAAGAAGAATCCCAACCTATTGTTCCTGATCATTCAACTGCACCCAAAAAACCACGTTTGGTCTTTACTGATCTTCAACGACGAACACTACAAGCTATTTTTAAG GAAACGAAAAGGCCGTCAAAAGAAATGCAAGTGACCATTGCTAGGCAATTAGGTCTGGAACCGACTACAGTCGGCAATTTCTTCATGAATGCCAGGAGACGATCGATGGATAAGTGGAAGGATGAAGATCCAAAAGCAATGGCGGCATCGAACCACCATCAAGACGACATTGTAGTTAGCATGCAAACAGGGACACATATGGGTAACCACCAGTCTGAAGTGTTGTGA